CCCTAACGCCGCGCGGCGCCGGCCAGTTCGGCTCGATCCAGGCCATCTCCGGACGCATCATCGGCGGGCTCCTCGCGCAAGCAGGTCAACAGGCCCGCCAGATCGGCCGCCAGCGGGACCTCGAAGTGCAGCGGCGCGCCGCTGACCGGATGCGTCAGACCGAGCGCGATGGCGTGCAGGGCCTGGCGCGGAAAGGCCGTCAGCGCCGCGGCGGCCTGCGGTAGGGTGCCTTTAGGCACCCGGACACGCCCGCCGTAGAGCGGGTCGCCGACCAGTGGGTGACGGATGTGGGCCATGTGGACACGGATCTGGTGGGTCCGCCCCGTCTCGAGCCGCACCGCGAGCAGGGTATGGCCAGAGAAACGCTCCAGCACCCGGTAATGGCTGACGGCCGGGCGGCCGTCACGCACCACCGCCATCCGCGTGCGTTGCACCGGGTGGCGGCCAATCGGCGCGTCGACACGGCCGCCAGCGACAACGACACCAGTGACCAAGGCGCGGTACTCACGGCGCACGGTGCGCTCGTGCAATTGGGCGACGAGCGAGCGGTGCGCCGTCAGCGTCTTGGCGACCACGAGCAGGCCTGTCGTATCCTTGTCCAGACGATGGACGAGACCGGCGCGCGGCAGCCGCGCCAGCTCCGGGGCATGATGCAGAAGCGCGTTCAGCAGGGTCCCGTCCGGGTTGCCCGCGGCCGGATGGACGACCAAGTCCGCCGGCTTGTCGACCACCAGGATGGCGTCATCCTCGAAGACGACCCGCAGCGGGATCGGCTGTGCCACCAGCTTGCCATCGGGCTCGGCGATGGGGTCGAGAACGACCTCCTCGCCGGCCTTGAG
This portion of the Thioflavicoccus mobilis 8321 genome encodes:
- the rluD gene encoding 23S rRNA pseudouridine(1911/1915/1917) synthase RluD; translated protein: MSDDLRRRGLRVGLDQAGRRLDQVLADAFPEFSRSRIQTWINDGRVQVDGAARRCRDKLKAGEEVVLDPIAEPDGKLVAQPIPLRVVFEDDAILVVDKPADLVVHPAAGNPDGTLLNALLHHAPELARLPRAGLVHRLDKDTTGLLVVAKTLTAHRSLVAQLHERTVRREYRALVTGVVVAGGRVDAPIGRHPVQRTRMAVVRDGRPAVSHYRVLERFSGHTLLAVRLETGRTHQIRVHMAHIRHPLVGDPLYGGRVRVPKGTLPQAAAALTAFPRQALHAIALGLTHPVSGAPLHFEVPLAADLAGLLTCLREEPADDASGDGLDRAELAGAARR